In Rhinatrema bivittatum chromosome 1, aRhiBiv1.1, whole genome shotgun sequence, a single genomic region encodes these proteins:
- the LOC115081492 gene encoding thymic stromal cotransporter homolog translates to MARVMLVRTWIHPVVAGAQIGCSFYDTGLLMVVKNYYSQSNSSVSTREEEQQKAISNFYIIYNLVLCLSPLPTAYILARLGDEKNRKITICMPLCGSLLSRIMLLLVILQDWPIEVIYGSAVFSGLTGGFTAYWAEIMALAALSSSENGRSLKLTIIELTYGMAGFIGSLASGHIFIKYKNSYRQGTILISSSIGLYAFCLFYSLLVLKIPMVEETSHKTEEPNTNEGEAIEDGGYKALETERLEEQMESNATCNSAENHSSMTPSMEIIALLFISAVLYNLAVVSALDVLPLFLLKNPLNWGPVDIGYGNAAGYFIYITSFMGVYIFSKYVRDTTMVMIGIISFSVGMFILAFVRWSFLYYVARAVMLFSYIPLPTIRSMLSKEPHGSSCGKVFVVLQLTLEITGVILSTICNKIYQVTMDWFSGFCFILACIISCLSLIPISIVHHKESVRQGYNTICPR, encoded by the exons ATGGCCCGGGTGATGTTGGTGAGGACCTGGATACACCCAGTTGTAGCTGGAGCCCAGATTGGCTGTTCGTTTTATGACACGGGGCTGCTTATGGTAGTGAAGAATTATTATAGCCAGTCCAACTCTTCAGTGAGCACCAGAGAAGAAGAACAGCAGAAGGCCATCTCCAACTTCTACATCATCTACAACCTCGTTTTGTGTCTAAGTCCCTTGCCAACAGCTTACATCTTGGCAAGGCTGGGTGATGAGAAGAACAGGAAGATCACCATCTGCATGCCACTTTGCGGCTCCCTGCTTTCCAGGATAATGCTGCTGCTCGTCATCCTACAGGACTGGCCAATTGAGGTGATATATGGCTCTGCTGTTTTCAGTGGCTTAACTGGAGGCTTCACGGCTTACTGGGCTGAGATAATGGCTTTGGCTGCTTTGAGCTCCTCTGAAAATGGGAGATCACTCAAGCTCACTATTATTGAGCTAACCTACGGCATGGCAGGTTTCATTGGAAGCTTGGCATCTGGGCACATCTTTATTAAATACAAAAACTCTTATCGACAAGGCACCATATTGATATCTTCCAGCATTGGTCTTTATGCCTTTTGTTTGTTCTACAGTCTTTTGGTTTTGAAAATCCCTATGGTGGAGGAAACAAGCCATAAAACCGAGGAACCTAACACAAATGAGGGTGAAGCCATCGAAGATGGAGGGTACAAAGCCCTGGAGACTGAAAGGCTTGAAGAGCAGATGGAAAGCAATGCCACTTGCAATTCAGCTGAGAACCATTCCTCTATGACCCCATCCATGGAAATTATTGCACTGCTCTTTATCAGTGCGGTTTTATATAACCTTGCGGTGGTTAGTGCTTTGGATGTGCTGCCTTTATTTCTACTTAAAAATCCTTTAAACTGGGGCCCAGTGGACATTGGTTATGGGAATGCAGCAGGTTACTTCATATATATCACCAGCTTTATGGGAGTGTATATTTTCTCCAAGTACGTCAGAGACACCACTAtggtcatgattggaataatttcCTTCAGCGTTGGCATGTTCATCTTGGCCTTCGTGCGCTGGTCATTCTTGTATTATGTGG CTCGTGCCGTGATGCTGTTTTCGTACATTCCATTACCCACCATCAGGTCTATGTTATCAAAAGAACCTCATGGATCTTCCTGTG GTAAAGTATTTGTCGTGCTGCAGTTGACTCTAGAGATCACCGGGGTAATTCTTTCAACGATCTGCAACAAGATTTATCAAGTGACAATGGACTGGTTCAGTGGCTTCTGTTTCATTTTGGCGTGTATCATCAGCTGCTTGAGCCTTATTCCCATCAG